In Acidiphilium acidophilum, one genomic interval encodes:
- the rpoB gene encoding DNA-directed RNA polymerase subunit beta: MNKISFTNRKRIRKSFGRIPETTPMPNLIDVQRASYDAFLQMNVSPDSRSVSGLQEVFKSVFPIDDFAGRGRLEFVYYELEDPKYDVEECIQRGMTYAAPLKVVLRLIVWDLDEDTGARSIRDIKEQPVYMGDMPLMTDNGTFVVNGTERVIVSQMHRSPGVFFDHDKGKTHASGKFLFTARVIPYRGSWLDFEFDAKDLAYVRIDRKRKLPITTLLYALEGKATEALRAARAAKGETLELGEIKGMDAEEILGAFYGQVPFTRTKDANGESAWARPFEPELFRGAKLVEDLIDAETGQVVAKAEEKLTARAARKIGEATKHVLVSRADLVGRYVAEDLYDPNTGEIFADAGEEIAEAKLAVFEAAGLDVIPTLAIDQTKGPWIRNTLAVDKNSNREDALVDIYRVIRPGEPPTSETAEALFRGLFFDSERYDLSAVGRVKMNMRLGIECDDQMRVLRKEDIIRTIQIMCDLKDGRGQIDDIDNLGNRRVRSVGELMENQYRVGLLRMERAIRERMGSVDIDGVMPHDLINAKPAAAAVREFFGSSQLSQFMDQTNPLSEVTHKRRLSALGPGGLTRERAGFEVRDVHPTHYGRICPIETPEGPNIGLINSLATFAKVNKYGFIETPYRMVTNGKVSDEYKYLSAMEEERLTVAQADAPKLEDGTLTEDLVSVRRNGDFRLVRPEEVTAIDVSPRQLVSVAAALIPFLENDDANRALMGSNMQRQAVPLIRSDAPLVGTGMEAAVAQDSGATIVARRAGIIDQIDGARIVVRATNDDGTTMGVDIYRLRKFMRSNQSTCINQRPLVRVGDRVGSGDIIADGPSTELGELALGRNILCAFMPWNGYNFEDSILISERIAREDMFTSIHIEEFEVMARDTKLGQEEITRDIPNVGEEALRNLDEAGIVYVGAEVNPGDILVGKVTPKGESPMTPEEKLLRAIFGEKASDVRDTSLKLPPGVNGTIVDVRVFNRRGVDKDERALAIERAEIERLAKDRDDERAIQERAFLNRLREKLFGQIAGSGYKGVRSGSEINAEVLAEVPRGAWRNLTVQDDHVMAEIETLKREFDAAVHKLQARFESKVEKLQRGDEMPPGVMKMVKVFIAVKRKLQPGDKMAGRHGNKGVVSKVVPIEDMPFLEDGTAVDIVLNPLGVPSRMNVGQILETHLGWACANLGRQIGEMVDEYRRTGQERARLHGMLKDVYGQEVYERQIEIMDDAEVAELCGNIRKGVPIATPVFDGARITDIEDMLAKAGLDISGQMTVFDGRTGDQFERKVTIGYMYMLKLGHMVDDKIHARSIGPYSLVTQQPLGGKAQFGGQRFGEMEVWALEAYGAAYTLQEMLTVKSDDVSGRTKVYEAIVREQDNFEAGVPESFNVLTKELKSLGLNVDLTLSAE; the protein is encoded by the coding sequence ATGAACAAGATTTCCTTTACCAATCGCAAGCGCATCCGCAAGAGCTTCGGGAGAATCCCCGAGACCACGCCGATGCCCAATCTGATCGATGTGCAACGGGCAAGTTACGATGCGTTCCTGCAAATGAACGTGTCGCCGGATTCGCGTTCGGTGTCCGGCCTGCAGGAAGTGTTCAAGTCGGTGTTCCCGATCGATGATTTCGCGGGCCGAGGCCGGCTGGAGTTCGTTTATTACGAGCTCGAAGATCCGAAATACGATGTCGAGGAGTGCATCCAGCGCGGGATGACCTATGCGGCCCCGCTGAAGGTGGTGTTGCGGCTCATCGTCTGGGATCTGGATGAGGATACCGGAGCGCGCTCGATCCGCGACATCAAGGAGCAGCCCGTTTATATGGGCGACATGCCGCTGATGACCGATAACGGCACGTTCGTGGTCAATGGCACCGAGCGCGTCATCGTCAGCCAGATGCATCGCAGCCCCGGCGTGTTTTTCGACCACGACAAGGGCAAGACCCATGCGTCGGGCAAATTCCTGTTTACCGCGCGGGTGATTCCGTATCGTGGGTCGTGGCTGGATTTCGAGTTCGATGCCAAGGATCTGGCGTATGTGCGGATCGACCGGAAGCGCAAGCTGCCGATCACGACGCTGCTGTATGCGCTGGAAGGCAAGGCGACCGAGGCGTTGCGCGCGGCGCGGGCGGCCAAGGGCGAGACGCTGGAACTCGGCGAAATCAAGGGCATGGATGCCGAGGAAATTCTCGGTGCGTTCTACGGCCAGGTGCCGTTCACCCGGACCAAGGACGCGAATGGCGAGAGCGCGTGGGCGCGGCCGTTCGAGCCGGAATTGTTTCGCGGGGCCAAGCTGGTCGAGGATCTGATCGATGCCGAGACCGGGCAGGTGGTGGCGAAGGCCGAGGAAAAACTGACGGCGCGGGCCGCACGCAAGATCGGCGAGGCGACCAAGCATGTGCTGGTCAGCCGGGCCGATCTGGTCGGGCGGTATGTCGCCGAGGATCTGTACGATCCGAACACCGGTGAAATTTTCGCCGATGCGGGCGAGGAGATCGCCGAGGCGAAGCTTGCGGTGTTCGAGGCGGCGGGGCTGGATGTGATCCCGACGCTTGCGATCGACCAGACCAAGGGGCCGTGGATTCGCAATACGCTGGCGGTGGACAAGAACTCCAACCGCGAGGATGCGCTGGTCGATATCTACCGGGTGATCCGGCCTGGTGAGCCGCCGACGAGCGAGACCGCCGAGGCGCTGTTCCGCGGGTTGTTCTTCGACTCGGAGCGCTACGATCTGTCCGCCGTGGGGCGGGTAAAGATGAACATGCGCCTCGGCATCGAGTGCGACGACCAGATGCGGGTGCTGCGCAAGGAAGATATCATTCGCACGATCCAGATCATGTGCGATCTGAAGGACGGTCGCGGGCAGATCGACGACATCGATAATCTCGGCAACCGGCGGGTGCGTTCGGTGGGCGAGCTGATGGAAAATCAGTACCGGGTCGGGCTGCTGCGGATGGAGCGGGCGATCAGGGAGCGGATGGGCTCGGTCGATATCGACGGGGTGATGCCGCACGATCTGATCAATGCGAAGCCGGCGGCGGCGGCGGTGCGGGAGTTTTTTGGTAGCTCGCAGCTGAGCCAGTTCATGGATCAGACCAATCCGCTCTCGGAAGTGACGCATAAACGGCGCCTGTCCGCGTTGGGACCGGGCGGGCTGACGCGCGAGCGGGCCGGGTTCGAGGTGCGTGACGTGCATCCGACGCATTATGGCCGCATCTGCCCGATCGAGACGCCGGAAGGGCCGAACATTGGGTTGATCAACTCGCTGGCGACATTTGCCAAGGTGAACAAGTACGGGTTCATCGAGACGCCGTACCGGATGGTGACCAACGGGAAGGTCTCCGACGAGTACAAGTATCTGTCGGCGATGGAGGAAGAGCGGCTGACGGTGGCTCAGGCGGATGCGCCGAAGCTGGAAGACGGCACGCTGACCGAGGACTTGGTGTCGGTGCGGCGGAACGGCGATTTCCGGCTGGTGCGGCCGGAGGAAGTGACGGCGATTGACGTGTCGCCACGCCAGCTGGTTTCTGTTGCTGCGGCGTTGATTCCGTTTTTGGAAAACGACGACGCGAACCGGGCGCTGATGGGCTCGAACATGCAGCGTCAGGCGGTGCCGTTGATCCGTTCCGATGCGCCGCTGGTCGGCACCGGGATGGAAGCGGCGGTGGCGCAGGATAGCGGCGCGACCATCGTGGCGCGGCGGGCCGGCATCATCGACCAGATCGATGGCGCGCGGATTGTCGTGCGGGCAACCAATGACGACGGCACGACGATGGGCGTGGACATCTACCGGTTGCGCAAGTTCATGCGGTCGAACCAGTCGACCTGCATCAACCAGCGGCCGCTGGTGCGGGTGGGCGATCGGGTGGGCAGTGGCGATATCATTGCCGATGGTCCTTCGACCGAACTGGGCGAATTGGCGCTGGGGCGCAACATTCTGTGCGCATTCATGCCTTGGAACGGGTATAATTTCGAGGATTCGATCCTGATTTCGGAGCGGATCGCGCGGGAAGATATGTTCACCTCGATCCACATCGAGGAATTCGAGGTGATGGCGCGCGATACCAAGCTGGGACAGGAGGAAATCACGCGCGATATTCCGAATGTCGGCGAGGAAGCGTTGCGGAATCTCGACGAGGCCGGGATCGTGTATGTCGGGGCCGAGGTCAATCCGGGGGATATCCTGGTCGGCAAGGTCACGCCGAAGGGCGAGAGCCCGATGACGCCGGAAGAGAAGCTGCTGCGGGCGATTTTCGGCGAAAAGGCGTCCGATGTGCGGGATACCTCGTTGAAGCTCCCGCCGGGGGTGAATGGCACGATCGTCGATGTGCGGGTGTTCAACCGGCGCGGCGTGGATAAGGATGAGCGCGCGCTGGCGATCGAGCGGGCGGAGATCGAGCGGCTGGCGAAGGACCGCGACGACGAGCGGGCGATTCAGGAGCGTGCGTTCCTCAACCGTCTGCGCGAAAAGCTGTTCGGGCAGATTGCCGGTTCGGGTTACAAGGGCGTGCGGTCCGGCAGCGAAATCAATGCCGAGGTGCTGGCGGAGGTGCCGCGCGGGGCGTGGCGGAACCTGACCGTGCAGGACGATCACGTTATGGCCGAAATCGAGACGCTGAAGCGCGAATTCGATGCGGCGGTGCATAAATTGCAGGCGCGATTCGAGAGCAAGGTCGAGAAGTTGCAGCGTGGCGACGAGATGCCGCCGGGCGTGATGAAGATGGTGAAAGTGTTCATCGCGGTGAAGCGCAAGCTGCAGCCGGGCGATAAAATGGCCGGGCGCCATGGCAACAAGGGCGTGGTCTCGAAGGTCGTGCCGATCGAGGATATGCCGTTCCTGGAGGACGGAACGGCGGTCGATATCGTGCTCAACCCGTTGGGTGTCCCGTCGCGCATGAATGTCGGGCAGATTCTAGAGACCCATCTGGGCTGGGCGTGTGCGAATCTCGGGCGGCAGATCGGCGAGATGGTCGATGAGTATCGCCGTACCGGGCAGGAGCGGGCGCGGCTGCATGGAATGCTCAAGGACGTTTACGGTCAGGAGGTCTATGAGCGGCAGATCGAGATCATGGACGATGCCGAAGTCGCCGAATTGTGCGGCAATATCCGCAAGGGCGTGCCGATTGCCACACCGGTGTTCGATGGGGCGCGGATCACGGATATCGAGGATATGCTGGCGAAGGCCGGGCTCGATATTTCCGGGCAGATGACCGTGTTCGACGGCCGGACCGGGGATCAGTTCGAGCGGAAGGTGACGATCGGGTACATGTACATGCTCAAGCTCGGGCACATGGTCGATGACAAGATCCATGCGCGTTCGATCGGGCCGTACTCGCTGGTGACCCAGCAGCCGCTGGGCGGCAAGGCGCAGTTCGGCGGGCAGCGATTCGGCGAGATGGAGGTCTGGGCGCTCGAAGCCTATGGCGCCGCCTATACCTTGCAGGAAATGCTGACCGTGAAGTCGGACGACGTTTCAGGCCGGACCAAGGTTTATGAGGCGATCGTGCGCGAGCAGGACAATTTCGAGGCGGGTGTGCCGGAGAGCTTCAACGTGCTGACCAAGGAACTGAAATCGCTGGGGCTGAATGTCGATCTGACGTTGTCGGCGGAATAA
- the rpoC gene encoding DNA-directed RNA polymerase subunit beta' has translation MNDLMKILGQTGQAATFDQIRIQVASPEQIRSWSYGEIKKPETINYRTFKPERDGLFCARIFGPIKDYECLCGKYKRMKFRGIICEKCGVEVTLAKVRRERMGHIELASPVAHIWFLKSLPSRIATMVEMTLKDLEKVLYFESYIVLDPYTTDLKRFQLLSEDDLYAKQDEFGDDGFKAGIGAEAIKSILAQVDLQTEQAVMRADLKEATSEAKRKKLVKRLKLVEAFIESGTRPEWMILDVVPVIPPELRPLVPLDGGRFATSDLNDLYRRVINRNNRLKRLIELRAPDIIVRNEKRMLQESVDALFDNGRRGRAITGTNKRPLKSLSDMLKGKQGRFRQNLLGKRVDYSGRSVIVVGPELKLHQCGLPKKMALELFKPFIYAKLEKYGLATTIKAAKRMVEKERPEVWDILEEVIREHPVMLNRAPTLHRLGIQAFEPILIEGKAIQLHPLVCTAFNADFDGDQMAVHVPLSIEAQLEARVLMMSTNNILNPANGKPIIVPSQDIVLGLYYLSLETPEFSTVADQDAPAFGNAGEIEHALSARRIKLHDRIRARVPVTAEDGTVSYKVVATTAGRTMIGNLLPKHHEVPFSLVNRQLTKKTVSDVIDAVYRHTGQKEAVIFCDRMMALGFTHAAKAGISFGKDDMVIPAEKQELLEKTQAEVKEFEAQYHDGLITAGERYNKVIDAWSRCNDTVAAAMMREISRQEPGKQTNSVWMMSHSGARGSPTQMRQLAGMRGLMAKPSGEIIEQPILSNFKEGLTVAEYFNSTHGARKGLADTALKTANSGYLTRRLVDVAQDCIIIAHDCGTERGLTVRAVMDGGEVISSLAERTLGRTTAEDVFDPTDGSLIVAANTLIEEIEADRIDKTGVEQVKIRSVLTCESKIGVCAMCYGRDLARGTPVNAGEAVGVIAAQSIGEPGTQLTMRTFHIGGAAQRGAEQSNVEASHDGTVTIKNRNVVANSAGVPVVMSRNCELAITDAAGRERAKFRVPYGARLLTEEGQSVTRGEKLAEWDPYTLPIITERGGVVEFADLLEGVTLVERVDDVTGLTSKVVVDYKQSAKGADLRPRLLLKDEKGEIVRLANGAEARSFLPPDSILSVENGATVQAGDVLARMPREGSKTRDITGGLPRVAELFEARRPKDHAIIAENDGRVEIGKDYKAKRRIIVKNDETGEETEYLLPKGKHMSVQEGDYVHRGDPLVDGPRVPHDILRVLGVEALSDYLVNEIQDVYRLQGVKINDKHIEVVVRQMLQKIEITEPGDTTYLIGELVDRIEFETENERRVKLDERAASGSPVLQGITKASLQTLSFISAASFQETTRVLTEAATAGKTDHLLGLKENVIVGRLIPAGTGSVMSRLRAIAAGRDKTTLAQTRTALPSRREVAAE, from the coding sequence ATGAATGACTTGATGAAGATTCTCGGCCAGACCGGTCAGGCCGCGACGTTCGACCAGATCCGTATCCAGGTTGCGTCGCCCGAGCAGATCCGCTCGTGGTCGTATGGCGAGATCAAGAAGCCCGAGACGATCAATTACCGGACGTTCAAACCGGAGCGGGACGGCTTGTTCTGCGCGCGGATCTTTGGGCCGATCAAGGATTACGAGTGCCTGTGCGGCAAGTACAAGCGGATGAAGTTCCGCGGCATCATCTGCGAGAAATGCGGCGTCGAGGTGACTTTGGCCAAGGTGCGGCGTGAGCGGATGGGGCATATCGAGCTGGCCTCGCCGGTCGCGCATATCTGGTTTCTGAAGTCGCTGCCGAGCCGGATCGCGACCATGGTCGAGATGACCCTGAAGGATCTCGAGAAGGTCCTGTATTTCGAGAGCTACATCGTCCTCGATCCGTACACAACCGATCTGAAACGGTTCCAGCTGCTCTCGGAAGACGATCTGTACGCAAAGCAGGACGAATTCGGCGATGACGGGTTCAAGGCCGGGATCGGCGCCGAGGCGATCAAGTCGATTCTCGCCCAGGTCGATCTGCAGACCGAGCAGGCGGTCATGCGCGCCGACCTCAAGGAGGCAACCTCCGAGGCCAAGCGCAAGAAGCTGGTCAAGCGGCTCAAGCTGGTTGAGGCGTTCATCGAGTCGGGCACGCGGCCGGAATGGATGATTCTGGACGTGGTGCCGGTGATTCCGCCCGAGTTGCGGCCGCTGGTGCCGCTGGATGGCGGCCGGTTCGCCACCTCCGACCTGAACGATCTGTATCGCCGGGTGATCAACCGCAACAATCGTTTGAAGCGGCTGATTGAGCTGCGCGCGCCGGACATCATTGTTCGCAACGAGAAGCGCATGTTGCAGGAGAGCGTGGATGCGCTGTTCGACAATGGGCGGCGCGGGCGTGCGATCACCGGCACCAACAAGCGGCCGCTGAAGTCGCTGTCGGACATGCTGAAGGGCAAGCAGGGGCGGTTCCGCCAGAACCTGCTGGGCAAGCGCGTCGATTACTCGGGCCGTTCGGTCATCGTGGTCGGGCCGGAGCTCAAGCTGCACCAGTGCGGCCTGCCGAAGAAGATGGCGCTCGAACTGTTCAAGCCGTTCATCTATGCCAAGCTCGAAAAATACGGGCTCGCCACCACGATCAAGGCGGCGAAGCGGATGGTCGAGAAGGAGCGTCCCGAGGTGTGGGACATTCTCGAAGAGGTGATCCGCGAGCATCCGGTGATGCTGAACCGCGCGCCCACGCTGCATCGTCTGGGCATCCAGGCGTTCGAGCCGATTTTGATCGAAGGCAAGGCGATCCAGCTGCATCCGCTGGTCTGCACCGCGTTCAATGCCGATTTCGACGGCGATCAGATGGCGGTGCACGTACCGCTCTCGATCGAGGCGCAGCTCGAAGCGCGGGTGCTGATGATGAGCACCAACAACATTCTCAACCCGGCGAACGGCAAGCCGATCATCGTGCCGAGCCAGGATATCGTGCTCGGGCTGTATTACCTGTCGCTGGAGACGCCGGAATTTTCCACCGTCGCCGACCAGGATGCGCCGGCGTTCGGCAATGCCGGTGAGATCGAGCATGCGCTGAGCGCCCGGCGGATCAAGCTGCATGACCGGATCCGTGCGCGGGTGCCGGTGACGGCGGAGGATGGCACGGTTTCGTACAAGGTGGTCGCAACCACGGCGGGACGCACCATGATCGGCAATCTGCTGCCGAAGCATCATGAGGTGCCGTTCTCGCTGGTCAACCGCCAGCTGACCAAAAAGACCGTCTCGGACGTGATCGATGCGGTGTATCGTCATACCGGACAGAAGGAAGCGGTGATTTTCTGCGACCGCATGATGGCGTTGGGCTTCACCCACGCGGCAAAGGCGGGCATTTCGTTCGGCAAGGACGACATGGTCATTCCCGCGGAGAAGCAGGAACTGCTGGAAAAGACCCAGGCCGAGGTCAAGGAATTCGAGGCTCAGTACCATGACGGGTTGATCACCGCGGGTGAACGCTACAACAAGGTGATCGATGCGTGGTCGCGCTGCAACGACACGGTTGCAGCCGCGATGATGCGCGAGATTTCCCGCCAGGAGCCGGGCAAGCAGACCAATTCGGTGTGGATGATGAGCCATTCCGGCGCGCGTGGGTCGCCGACCCAGATGCGTCAGCTCGCCGGTATGCGCGGCTTGATGGCCAAGCCTTCGGGCGAGATCATCGAGCAGCCGATTTTGTCCAACTTTAAGGAAGGCTTAACCGTTGCCGAGTATTTCAACTCGACCCACGGAGCCCGTAAGGGGTTGGCGGACACGGCCCTCAAGACGGCGAACTCGGGCTATCTAACGCGGCGACTGGTCGATGTCGCGCAGGATTGCATCATCATCGCCCATGATTGCGGTACCGAACGCGGACTGACCGTGCGGGCGGTGATGGATGGCGGTGAGGTGATTTCGAGCCTGGCCGAGCGCACTCTGGGCCGGACCACGGCCGAGGATGTGTTCGACCCGACCGATGGATCGCTCATCGTCGCCGCGAATACGCTGATCGAAGAGATCGAGGCGGACCGGATCGACAAGACCGGGGTCGAGCAGGTCAAGATCCGCTCGGTGCTGACCTGCGAGTCCAAGATCGGCGTTTGCGCGATGTGCTACGGGCGCGATCTGGCACGTGGCACGCCGGTGAATGCCGGCGAGGCGGTGGGTGTGATCGCGGCGCAGTCCATCGGCGAGCCGGGAACCCAGTTGACGATGCGCACCTTCCATATCGGCGGTGCGGCGCAGCGGGGTGCCGAGCAATCGAACGTCGAAGCCAGCCATGACGGCACGGTGACGATCAAGAATCGCAACGTGGTGGCGAATTCCGCCGGGGTGCCGGTGGTGATGAGCCGCAATTGCGAGCTCGCGATCACCGATGCGGCCGGGCGGGAACGGGCGAAGTTCCGGGTCCCCTATGGCGCGCGGTTGCTGACCGAGGAAGGCCAGAGCGTCACGCGCGGCGAGAAACTGGCCGAGTGGGACCCGTATACCCTGCCGATCATCACCGAGCGGGGCGGCGTGGTCGAATTCGCCGATCTGCTCGAAGGTGTCACGCTGGTCGAACGGGTCGATGACGTGACCGGCCTGACCTCGAAAGTGGTGGTCGATTACAAGCAATCGGCCAAGGGTGCGGATTTGCGGCCGCGCCTGCTGCTCAAGGACGAGAAGGGCGAGATCGTGCGGCTGGCCAACGGCGCCGAAGCCCGCTCGTTCCTGCCGCCGGACTCGATTTTGTCGGTCGAGAACGGGGCCACGGTGCAGGCTGGCGACGTGCTGGCGCGGATGCCGCGCGAAGGCTCGAAGACCCGTGACATCACCGGCGGTCTGCCACGTGTCGCGGAGTTGTTCGAGGCGCGTCGTCCGAAGGATCACGCCATCATCGCGGAGAACGATGGCCGGGTCGAGATCGGCAAGGATTACAAGGCGAAGCGCCGCATCATCGTCAAGAACGATGAGACCGGCGAGGAAACCGAGTACCTGCTGCCGAAGGGCAAGCACATGTCGGTGCAGGAGGGCGATTACGTTCATAGGGGCGATCCGCTGGTCGATGGTCCGCGCGTGCCGCATGATATTCTACGGGTGCTCGGGGTCGAGGCACTGTCGGATTACCTCGTCAACGAAATCCAGGATGTCTATCGACTGCAGGGTGTGAAGATCAACGACAAGCATATCGAAGTCGTGGTCCGCCAGATGCTGCAGAAGATCGAGATCACCGAGCCGGGGGATACCACGTATCTGATCGGCGAACTGGTCGACCGGATCGAGTTCGAGACCGAGAACGAGCGGCGGGTGAAACTGGATGAACGGGCGGCGAGCGGATCGCCGGTGTTGCAGGGCATTACCAAGGCGAGCCTGCAGACGCTGAGCTTCATCTCGGCGGCCTCGTTCCAGGAAACCACGCGGGTGCTGACCGAAGCGGCGACCGCGGGCAAGACCGATCACTTGCTCGGCTTGAAGGAAAACGTGATCGTCGGGCGATTGATCCCGGCCGGAACCGGCAGCGTGATGAGCCGGTTGCGCGCGATCGCGGCAGGACGGGACAAGACGACGCTGGCGCAGACCCGAACGGCCCTGCCGTCACGCCGCGAGGTTGCGGCCGAGTAA